A genome region from Methylohalobius crimeensis 10Ki includes the following:
- a CDS encoding MarC family protein — protein sequence MLFFLKAFFSFLIIVNPLDVLANFVALTVDRPLAERHAIARTATLTMTVILLAAIWLGELVLGLFDVGLPAFRVGGGIMILMTAIAMIYSRRNVMPLADSKEESGSESVAFVPLAIPIMAGPGAISLGVIYADQAGDFGGRMILTVAVATLAGLIWWVLRKGESIGDYLGANGGKILMKIVGLLLAAIGIQIIADGLMGLFPGLI from the coding sequence ATGTTGTTTTTTCTGAAGGCGTTTTTTAGTTTTTTGATCATCGTCAATCCCTTGGACGTATTGGCCAATTTCGTCGCGTTGACCGTGGATCGTCCGCTTGCGGAGCGCCATGCCATCGCCCGGACCGCAACTTTGACCATGACGGTTATCTTGTTGGCGGCGATATGGCTGGGCGAATTGGTCTTGGGTTTGTTCGATGTGGGTTTGCCGGCTTTTCGGGTCGGGGGCGGGATTATGATCTTGATGACCGCGATTGCCATGATTTACTCGCGGCGCAACGTCATGCCACTTGCCGATTCCAAGGAGGAGAGCGGTTCGGAAAGCGTCGCCTTTGTCCCCTTGGCGATTCCCATTATGGCGGGTCCGGGCGCCATCAGCTTGGGTGTGATTTATGCCGACCAAGCGGGAGATTTCGGGGGGCGAATGATTTTGACCGTGGCGGTGGCGACATTGGCGGGCTTGATCTGGTGGGTGCTCCGGAAAGGAGAGTCCATCGGGGATTATCTCGGGGCGAACGGAGGCAAAATCTTGATGAAAATCGTCGGCTTATTGCTGGCGGCCATCGGCATACAAATCATCGCCGACGGTTTGATGGGCTTGTTTCCGGGGCTGATCTAA
- a CDS encoding ferritin family protein: MKKQVYQLKQVRDVLAFGSHLHAEMKRMAEKMESEEHNARLKLLLEYLQRHEGEMAASLNRFEENTQPHILDLWLPYPPDSRIETKLQSLKIHPDMSLEEIVKVVMEFEDALIELYRESLNEIDDPPVQEILNNLLQLEDAEKHRFAMNVARFQEM, from the coding sequence ATGAAAAAGCAAGTCTATCAACTCAAACAAGTCAGGGACGTATTGGCGTTCGGCAGTCATCTCCATGCCGAAATGAAGCGGATGGCGGAGAAAATGGAAAGCGAGGAGCACAACGCCCGCCTGAAATTGTTGCTGGAATATCTGCAACGTCACGAGGGGGAAATGGCCGCCAGTTTGAACCGGTTCGAGGAAAACACCCAGCCGCACATTCTGGATCTGTGGTTGCCCTATCCGCCGGACTCCCGGATCGAAACGAAGCTTCAGTCCCTGAAGATACATCCCGATATGTCCTTGGAAGAGATCGTCAAGGTGGTGATGGAGTTCGAGGATGCCTTGATCGAGCTTTACCGGGAATCCTTGAACGAAATCGACGATCCTCCCGTGCAGGAGATTCTTAACAATCTACTCCAATTGGAGGATGCGGAAAAACATCGCTTCGCGATGAACGTGGCGAGGTTTCAGGAGATGTGA
- the gluQRS gene encoding tRNA glutamyl-Q(34) synthetase GluQRS, translating to MQTASSNYRGRFAPSPTGSLHPGSLLTALASFLQARSRSGQWHLRIDDLDTPRCVPGAADAILRTLERFGLFWDGPVVYQSRMQAAYDEALTQLEREGRIYPCVCSRKSLKGMSAYPGHCRDRPIDCNRPHALRVKTSACPVTFRDRLQGEQSYNLAAHGGDFVVRRRDRIIAYQLAVVIDDARQHITEIVRGCDLLSSTPRQIHLQQLLGLTTPAYCHLPVLENRAGQKLSKQTGAPSVENTAPGPLLCQLLAWLGHPPPEELQPAPPEDILPWAIAHWQPERLPRRTRITVIS from the coding sequence ATGCAAACCGCCTCAAGCAACTACCGAGGCCGTTTTGCTCCGTCCCCCACCGGCTCCCTTCATCCGGGATCTCTTCTGACCGCCCTGGCCAGCTTTCTGCAAGCGCGTTCAAGAAGCGGCCAGTGGCATCTCCGGATCGACGACCTCGACACCCCGCGTTGCGTCCCCGGCGCCGCAGACGCCATCCTGCGGACGTTAGAACGTTTCGGGCTTTTCTGGGACGGCCCCGTGGTTTATCAAAGTCGAATGCAGGCCGCCTACGACGAGGCTTTGACACAGTTGGAGCGGGAAGGACGGATTTATCCCTGCGTTTGCAGCCGCAAATCACTCAAAGGAATGAGCGCCTACCCCGGACACTGCCGCGACCGCCCTATCGACTGCAACCGTCCTCACGCCTTGCGAGTCAAAACAAGCGCTTGTCCCGTCACCTTCAGAGACCGGTTGCAAGGCGAACAATCCTATAACCTGGCCGCCCATGGCGGCGATTTCGTGGTCCGGCGCCGGGATCGGATCATCGCGTATCAGCTCGCGGTGGTGATCGACGACGCCCGACAGCACATCACGGAGATTGTGCGGGGCTGCGATCTTCTTTCCTCTACCCCGCGCCAGATCCATCTCCAACAACTGCTGGGATTAACCACGCCCGCCTATTGCCACCTTCCGGTGTTGGAAAATCGGGCCGGTCAAAAACTCAGCAAACAGACCGGCGCCCCGAGCGTGGAAAACACCGCCCCCGGCCCTTTGCTCTGCCAATTGCTCGCTTGGCTCGGGCACCCCCCGCCGGAGGAACTTCAACCAGCGCCACCGGAGGACATCCTGCCTTGGGCCATCGCTCACTGGCAACCGGAGCGCCTGCCTCGACGGACCCGGATCACTGTAATATCCTAG
- the dksA gene encoding RNA polymerase-binding protein DksA: MATAQEDPNKTNPYAFKPYQPVEGEEYMNPAQLEHFRKILRGWKSQLMEEVDRTLHHMQNDAANFPDPTDRATQESEFSLELRTRDRERKLIKKIDEALERIETADYGFCETCGVEIGLRRLEARPTATQCIDCKTLDELREKQMG, translated from the coding sequence ATGGCGACCGCACAAGAAGACCCCAACAAAACCAATCCGTACGCCTTCAAGCCTTACCAGCCTGTGGAAGGCGAGGAATATATGAATCCGGCCCAGTTGGAGCATTTCCGCAAAATTTTGCGTGGCTGGAAGTCTCAATTGATGGAAGAGGTGGACCGAACCCTCCATCACATGCAGAACGACGCCGCCAACTTTCCCGACCCCACCGATCGGGCCACCCAGGAATCCGAGTTCAGCCTGGAGCTGCGCACCCGCGACCGGGAACGCAAGCTGATCAAGAAGATCGACGAGGCACTGGAACGGATCGAAACCGCCGACTATGGTTTTTGCGAAACCTGCGGCGTGGAAATCGGTCTCAGGCGCCTGGAAGCTCGGCCCACCGCCACCCAGTGCATCGACTGCAAGACTTTGGATGAATTGCGCGAAAAGCAAATGGGTTGA
- the cysD gene encoding sulfate adenylyltransferase subunit CysD gives MTEYKLTHLKELEAESIHIIREVAAEFDNPVMLYSIGKDSSVMLHLAQKAFHPGKPPFPLMHVDTTWKFQEMYQLRDRIAEEFELLVHKNPEAEALGINPFDHGSQKHTDIWKTEGLKQALTKYGFDAAFGGARRDEEKSRAKERIYSFRDRNHRWDPKNQRPELWNIYNGKINKGESIRVFPLSNWTELDVWLYIYLENIPIVPLYLAKERPVVWRDGTWILVDDERMRLHADERPQMKRVRFRTLGCYPLTGAIESEATTLPEIIQEMLLARTSERQGRLIDHDQAGSMEDKKREGYF, from the coding sequence ATGACCGAGTACAAACTAACCCATTTGAAGGAACTGGAAGCCGAGAGCATCCATATCATCCGCGAAGTGGCGGCCGAATTCGATAATCCGGTGATGCTCTACTCCATCGGCAAGGATTCCTCGGTGATGTTGCACCTGGCCCAAAAAGCCTTCCATCCGGGCAAACCACCGTTTCCCTTGATGCATGTGGACACCACCTGGAAATTCCAGGAAATGTACCAGCTGCGCGACCGGATCGCCGAGGAATTCGAGCTGCTCGTTCACAAAAACCCGGAAGCCGAAGCCTTGGGCATCAACCCTTTCGATCACGGCAGCCAAAAACACACCGACATTTGGAAAACCGAAGGGCTCAAGCAAGCCCTGACCAAATACGGTTTCGACGCCGCCTTCGGCGGCGCCCGCCGGGACGAGGAAAAATCCCGCGCCAAGGAAAGAATCTACTCCTTCCGCGACCGGAATCACCGCTGGGACCCCAAGAATCAACGCCCGGAACTCTGGAACATTTACAACGGCAAGATCAACAAGGGCGAAAGCATCCGCGTCTTCCCTCTATCCAACTGGACCGAACTGGACGTCTGGCTCTATATTTATTTGGAAAACATTCCCATCGTCCCGCTCTATCTCGCCAAGGAAAGACCGGTGGTCTGGCGGGATGGCACCTGGATCCTGGTGGATGACGAACGCATGCGCCTCCATGCCGACGAGCGTCCCCAGATGAAGCGAGTGCGCTTCCGAACCCTGGGCTGCTATCCGCTGACCGGCGCGATCGAATCCGAGGCGACCACCCTGCCCGAAATCATCCAAGAGATGCTTTTGGCCCGTACCTCGGAACGTCAAGGGCGTCTGATCGATCACGATCAGGCCGGTTCCATGGAAGACAAAAAACGCGAAGGGTATTTCTAA
- a CDS encoding DNA internalization-related competence protein ComEC/Rec2 has protein sequence MHWAGPGFLLGEAGIFLLSEPLGWEWLAALGITLGMVLVWRRNWPVLWILAGFVWVSTYVQWHWHPLEPGLEGRDSIVTGRIEGLPVKRPWGWRFNFKVDDRAAERGFPELLRLSWYGRPRLEAGQSWQLQVRLKRPHGFANPGGFDYERWLFTHHIGATGYVRSRGPNRLLTESGGLAGLRQHLADYIDDTLGGSPYRGVVKALAVGVREGIDEEQWAVLRRTGTAHLVAISGLHVGLVAGLLFWLGRSFWLRLGHWRLGSDQAGVLLALPGAVGYAALAGFSVPTQRALIMLGVGFGAVLWRRRSGPWQPLGLALLTVCLIDPLAPLTPGFWLSFGAVGWILFALSGRLRRPRRPLLRVQGYLLVGLAPFLVFFFKQVGWAAPLANLFAVPIMTFGVVPWVLLGGIGGMWLPDVGSILLALGARVLDWLWWGLAWLAELPGVVWSTVAPPLWSLPLVLLGLGWLLAPRGLPGRWLGGVFLLPLVWVSAPRPDTGELWLTVLEVGQGLSVVVETADHALVFDTGPRFSERFDAGADIIAPFLQQRGRRHLDKIIVSHGDSDHSGGLAGLLRHYPARALTSAEELFSLPNVAPCRSGQEWLWNGVRFTMLWPEHSGSAESENDRSCVLKIEAGGGSVLLPGDIEQAGETALVNRYGSALESPLMIAPHHGSTTSSSWPFLRKVQPDYVFISSGYRNRFDFPRPEIVDRYRKIHAHVFNTATDGALQVRVGANGVDVRGWRQIHRPLWAWKPVPASAGSVPP, from the coding sequence ATGCATTGGGCCGGTCCCGGCTTTTTGTTGGGCGAGGCGGGAATATTCCTGCTCTCCGAGCCGCTCGGCTGGGAATGGTTGGCGGCGTTGGGGATCACGCTAGGGATGGTCTTGGTTTGGCGCCGGAATTGGCCGGTGCTATGGATCCTGGCGGGTTTCGTTTGGGTTTCAACCTATGTGCAGTGGCATTGGCACCCTTTAGAACCGGGGCTGGAAGGGCGGGATTCAATCGTTACCGGACGCATCGAAGGCCTGCCGGTCAAGCGGCCATGGGGCTGGCGTTTCAACTTCAAAGTGGACGATCGAGCCGCGGAAAGGGGGTTTCCTGAACTTCTCCGTTTGAGTTGGTATGGAAGGCCCCGGCTCGAGGCCGGTCAAAGCTGGCAACTTCAAGTCCGATTAAAGCGTCCGCACGGTTTTGCCAATCCGGGCGGCTTCGATTACGAACGTTGGTTGTTCACCCATCATATCGGCGCCACCGGTTATGTTCGAAGTCGCGGGCCGAACCGGTTGTTGACCGAAAGCGGTGGATTGGCCGGTCTGCGCCAACATTTGGCCGATTATATCGACGACACCCTCGGCGGGTCGCCGTATCGTGGGGTTGTGAAAGCATTGGCGGTGGGCGTTCGGGAAGGAATCGACGAGGAGCAATGGGCGGTTTTGCGCCGCACCGGCACCGCCCATCTGGTGGCGATTTCCGGTTTGCATGTGGGTTTGGTGGCCGGCCTCCTGTTTTGGTTGGGGCGTAGCTTCTGGCTCCGCTTAGGACATTGGCGGCTGGGGAGCGATCAAGCGGGGGTATTGCTGGCATTGCCCGGCGCAGTCGGTTATGCGGCACTGGCCGGGTTTTCGGTGCCGACTCAACGGGCCTTGATTATGCTGGGGGTCGGGTTTGGCGCGGTGCTTTGGCGTCGGCGTTCAGGTCCTTGGCAACCCTTGGGACTGGCGTTGCTGACGGTATGTCTGATCGATCCTTTGGCCCCGTTGACCCCGGGGTTCTGGCTGTCTTTCGGGGCGGTGGGATGGATTCTGTTTGCGCTGTCGGGACGCCTGCGGCGACCGCGCCGGCCGCTGCTGCGGGTGCAAGGATATTTGTTGGTAGGTTTGGCGCCTTTCCTGGTTTTTTTCTTCAAGCAGGTGGGCTGGGCCGCGCCATTGGCGAATCTGTTCGCGGTTCCGATAATGACGTTCGGCGTGGTTCCGTGGGTGTTGTTGGGTGGTATCGGAGGTATGTGGCTGCCGGATGTGGGTTCCATCTTGTTGGCGCTGGGAGCCCGGGTATTGGATTGGCTTTGGTGGGGGCTCGCTTGGCTGGCCGAATTGCCCGGCGTGGTTTGGTCCACGGTTGCGCCTCCTCTTTGGAGTCTGCCGCTGGTCTTGCTGGGGCTGGGATGGCTCTTGGCCCCCCGGGGACTGCCGGGGCGCTGGCTGGGCGGGGTTTTCCTGCTCCCCCTGGTATGGGTGTCGGCGCCTCGTCCTGACACCGGCGAACTTTGGTTGACCGTTCTAGAGGTGGGTCAAGGGTTGTCGGTGGTGGTGGAAACGGCCGATCACGCCTTGGTATTCGATACCGGTCCCCGTTTCAGCGAACGCTTCGATGCCGGCGCCGACATTATCGCTCCCTTCCTTCAGCAGCGTGGTCGGCGCCATTTGGATAAGATCATCGTTAGCCACGGCGATAGCGATCACAGCGGCGGACTGGCGGGATTGCTCCGCCATTATCCCGCCCGTGCCTTGACCAGCGCGGAGGAGTTGTTTTCCCTCCCGAATGTGGCGCCATGCCGATCCGGCCAGGAGTGGCTTTGGAATGGCGTACGATTCACCATGCTGTGGCCGGAGCACTCAGGCAGTGCGGAAAGTGAAAATGATCGTTCCTGTGTGCTGAAAATCGAAGCCGGGGGAGGGAGTGTTCTGCTCCCCGGCGACATAGAGCAGGCCGGAGAAACGGCGTTGGTGAACCGGTACGGTTCCGCCCTTGAGTCACCGCTCATGATCGCTCCTCACCATGGCAGCACCACTTCGTCTTCTTGGCCGTTTTTGAGGAAGGTTCAGCCGGATTATGTGTTTATTTCGAGCGGTTATCGCAATCGCTTCGATTTCCCGCGGCCGGAAATCGTGGACCGTTACCGGAAGATCCATGCCCACGTATTCAACACCGCAACCGACGGCGCGCTTCAAGTTCGAGTCGGCGCGAATGGAGTTGATGTGAGGGGATGGCGGCAAATCCACCGTCCCCTATGGGCTTGGAAACCCGTGCCGGCTAGCGCAGGATCCGTTCCGCCTTGA
- the cysN gene encoding sulfate adenylyltransferase subunit CysN, which produces MANDTMSNPVESLIQTDIEAYLHQHEHKELLRFLTCGSVDDGKSTLIGRLLHDTQMIYEDHLQALKKDSDRIGTTGDELDLALLVDGLQAEREQGITIDVAYRYFSTEKRKFIIADTPGHEQYTRNMATGASTCDLAVILVDARKGVLTQTRRHSFIASLLGIKHIVVAVNKMDLMEYRQDVFDAIRRDYLTFSDKLNLPDIRFIPLSALKGDNVAGPSPNMPWYSGPSMLEILETVEIAKDQNFQDARFPVQYVNRPNLDFRGFSGTLAAGVLHPGDEIVVLPSGQKSRVRQIVTFDGDVDKAFPPMAVTLTLEDEIDVSRGDMIARTDALPHVADRCQAHIVWMTDKPLIPGRQYLIKQATRTVTGSVSRILHQIDINTLDKGSAEALQMNEIGLCEMAFNAPLAFDPYKKCKGTGAFILIDRLTNITVGAGMITSIAETEGARRPVTPEERATRFGQAPSVIALTGIGAPDLAYQLERRLFDTGHAATVLDGRSLPEVSENVAQALTHAGLIVLWPQTDTAPATAEGLTLDADNLDLEQALNLLKAERILR; this is translated from the coding sequence ATGGCGAACGACACGATGAGCAATCCCGTGGAATCCCTGATCCAGACGGATATCGAGGCTTATCTGCACCAACACGAACACAAGGAGCTCTTGCGTTTCCTCACCTGCGGCAGCGTGGACGACGGCAAGAGCACCTTGATCGGACGCCTGCTCCACGACACGCAGATGATCTATGAGGACCACCTCCAGGCCCTCAAGAAGGACAGCGACCGCATCGGCACCACCGGGGACGAATTGGATCTGGCCCTGCTGGTGGACGGCCTTCAGGCCGAGCGCGAACAAGGCATCACCATCGACGTGGCCTATCGCTATTTCTCCACCGAGAAACGCAAATTCATCATCGCCGACACCCCCGGCCACGAACAATACACCCGCAATATGGCCACCGGCGCCTCCACTTGCGATCTGGCGGTGATTTTGGTCGACGCGCGCAAAGGAGTGCTCACTCAAACCCGGCGGCACAGCTTCATCGCCTCCTTGCTGGGAATCAAACACATCGTGGTGGCGGTCAACAAGATGGATCTGATGGAATACCGCCAGGATGTATTCGACGCGATTCGCCGGGATTATCTCACCTTCAGCGACAAGCTGAATCTACCCGATATCCGCTTCATCCCCCTCTCCGCGCTCAAAGGCGACAACGTGGCGGGCCCCAGCCCCAACATGCCTTGGTACAGCGGTCCCTCCATGCTGGAAATCCTCGAGACGGTGGAAATCGCCAAGGACCAGAACTTCCAGGATGCGCGCTTTCCGGTGCAATACGTCAATCGCCCCAATCTGGACTTCCGCGGTTTCAGCGGCACCCTTGCCGCAGGCGTGCTGCATCCCGGCGATGAAATCGTCGTACTGCCTTCCGGACAAAAAAGCCGCGTTCGACAAATCGTGACTTTCGACGGCGATGTAGACAAAGCTTTTCCGCCGATGGCGGTCACCTTGACCTTGGAAGACGAAATCGACGTGAGCCGCGGCGATATGATCGCGCGCACCGACGCTCTGCCCCATGTGGCCGACCGTTGCCAGGCGCACATCGTTTGGATGACCGACAAACCCCTGATTCCGGGGCGCCAATACCTGATCAAGCAAGCCACCCGCACCGTCACTGGATCGGTGTCGCGAATTCTGCATCAGATCGACATCAACACCTTGGACAAAGGCAGCGCCGAAGCGCTCCAAATGAACGAGATCGGCCTGTGCGAGATGGCTTTCAATGCGCCGCTGGCGTTCGATCCTTATAAAAAATGCAAGGGCACCGGCGCGTTCATTCTGATCGACCGGCTGACCAATATCACCGTCGGCGCCGGCATGATCACTTCGATCGCCGAAACCGAAGGCGCTCGCCGCCCGGTGACCCCGGAAGAGCGCGCCACCCGTTTCGGCCAAGCGCCCTCGGTGATCGCCTTAACCGGCATCGGCGCGCCGGATTTGGCCTATCAATTGGAGCGCCGTCTGTTCGATACCGGGCATGCCGCGACCGTCCTGGATGGGCGCAGCCTACCGGAAGTCAGCGAAAACGTCGCTCAAGCCCTCACCCACGCCGGCCTGATCGTGCTCTGGCCCCAAACCGACACCGCTCCGGCAACAGCCGAAGGGCTGACCTTGGATGCGGACAATCTCGACTTGGAACAAGCCTTGAATCTTCTCAAGGCGGAACGGATCCTGCGCTAG
- a CDS encoding pyridoxal phosphate-dependent aminotransferase — protein sequence MQPYLTRLESIRPFIVMELLARARALEAQGTSVVHMEIGEPDFPTPDPIAQAGMETIAKGRVQYTPAAGLPQLREAIAAFYRQRYGIRIAPERVFLTPGASGAFLLALSLLLESGKRVLMTDPGYPCNRHFVHLFGGIPDAVPVTADTRFHLTETLVREYWRPETVGVWLASPANPTGTVIDPDELARICRAVASKNGFLISDEIYHGLEYHGGRCVSALEVAERVFVVNSFSKYFGMTGWRLGWLVVPEAFIDAAERVAQNIFISAPTHSQYAALAAFEPRTLDILEARRRRFEDRRDFLYDALCSLGFKMGGKPRGAFYLYADCSDFTADSYRFALALLDRAGVAVTPGCDFGRAGASAYVRFAYTVELEALREGVERIAAFLDRDV from the coding sequence TTGCAACCGTATTTGACCAGACTCGAATCCATCCGGCCTTTTATTGTCATGGAGCTCTTGGCAAGAGCCCGGGCACTGGAGGCCCAAGGAACAAGCGTCGTTCACATGGAGATCGGAGAACCGGATTTTCCCACGCCCGACCCCATCGCACAAGCAGGGATGGAAACGATTGCCAAAGGCCGGGTTCAGTATACGCCTGCCGCCGGATTGCCCCAACTTCGCGAGGCAATCGCTGCGTTTTATCGCCAACGTTACGGCATTCGAATTGCCCCGGAGAGGGTGTTTTTGACCCCCGGTGCTTCGGGCGCATTTTTGCTGGCCTTGTCGCTTCTGCTGGAATCCGGAAAACGGGTGTTGATGACCGACCCCGGTTATCCGTGCAACCGGCATTTCGTGCATTTGTTCGGTGGCATTCCGGATGCGGTGCCGGTGACGGCGGACACAAGATTTCATCTTACGGAAACCCTGGTTCGGGAGTATTGGCGGCCGGAAACGGTCGGGGTTTGGTTGGCTTCGCCGGCCAATCCCACGGGAACCGTTATCGATCCGGATGAACTGGCTCGCATTTGCCGAGCAGTAGCGTCAAAAAACGGTTTTTTGATTTCGGATGAAATCTACCACGGTTTGGAGTATCACGGCGGACGATGTGTGTCGGCTCTGGAGGTCGCCGAGAGGGTGTTCGTGGTGAACAGCTTTTCCAAATATTTCGGGATGACGGGTTGGCGGCTCGGTTGGCTGGTGGTGCCGGAAGCATTTATTGACGCGGCGGAACGTGTCGCCCAGAATATTTTCATTTCCGCGCCGACCCATTCCCAGTACGCCGCCTTGGCGGCTTTCGAGCCCCGTACTTTGGATATTCTGGAAGCAAGGCGGCGCAGGTTTGAAGATAGACGGGATTTCTTATACGATGCCTTGTGTTCGCTAGGGTTCAAGATGGGGGGCAAGCCTCGGGGGGCATTTTATCTTTATGCCGATTGTTCCGATTTTACCGCCGACAGCTATCGGTTTGCCTTGGCGCTACTCGATAGGGCTGGCGTGGCGGTGACTCCCGGCTGCGATTTCGGTCGCGCAGGGGCATCCGCGTATGTCCGATTTGCCTATACCGTGGAGCTGGAAGCGCTGCGAGAAGGCGTGGAACGAATCGCTGCCTTTCTAGACCGGGATGTATAA
- the acs gene encoding acetate--CoA ligase, producing the protein MSQAKIYPVPPEIETRAHMSADRYRRLYARSLSDPDGFWAEQAERFVSWDQPWKTVSDWDFNRVHIRWFEGGRLNACFNCLDRHLESRGDETAIIWESDDPAHSRSLSYRELHEEVCKFANVLKQHGVAKGDRVCIYLPMIPEAAVAMLACARIGAIHSVVFGGFSADALRDRIRDAEAHTLITADAGLRGGKHVSLKANADQALSQCPGVTHVIVVRRSGTDVSWQEGRDIWYHEAMASAAPQCEPEIMDAEDPLFILYTSGSTGKPKGVLHTTGGYLVYATMTHHYVFDYHEGEVYWCTADVGWITGHTYLVYGPLCNGAVTVMFEGVPMWPEPDRFWQVVDKHRVNIFYTAPTAIRALMRVGDEYVGRTSRRSLRLLGSVGEPINPEAWEWYHRVVGESRCPVVDTWWQTETGGILITPLPGATPLKPGSATLPFFGIEPVILDDKNNELQGSAEGILALKRSWPGQARTLYKNHERFVETYFKPFPGHYFTGDGARRDEDGYYWITGRVDDVLNVSGHRLGTAEIESALVAHPDVAEAAVVGYPHDIKGQGIYAYVIPKRGVETGPELAQSLVDLVNREIGPIAKPDAIQFAPDLPKTRSGKIMRRILRKIASQQIDQLGDTSTLADPSVIDHLLENRAFKKSNPT; encoded by the coding sequence ATGAGCCAAGCCAAGATTTATCCGGTCCCGCCCGAAATCGAAACCCGTGCCCACATGAGTGCCGACCGATACCGCCGGCTTTATGCCCGTTCCTTGAGCGACCCCGACGGCTTTTGGGCCGAACAAGCCGAGCGTTTCGTGAGCTGGGATCAGCCTTGGAAAACCGTCTCCGACTGGGATTTCAACCGAGTCCACATCCGCTGGTTCGAAGGCGGCCGATTGAATGCCTGCTTCAACTGCTTGGATCGTCACTTGGAAAGTCGGGGCGATGAGACCGCGATCATCTGGGAAAGCGACGATCCCGCCCACAGCCGTTCCCTTAGCTACCGCGAACTGCACGAGGAAGTTTGCAAGTTCGCCAACGTTCTCAAACAACACGGCGTCGCCAAGGGCGACCGGGTTTGCATCTACCTTCCCATGATTCCGGAAGCCGCCGTCGCCATGCTCGCCTGCGCCCGGATCGGCGCGATTCACTCGGTAGTCTTCGGCGGGTTTTCCGCGGACGCCCTGCGCGACCGGATTCGAGATGCCGAGGCCCATACCTTGATCACCGCCGACGCGGGTTTGCGCGGCGGCAAACACGTTTCCCTGAAAGCCAATGCCGACCAAGCCCTTTCCCAATGCCCCGGGGTAACCCACGTCATCGTCGTGCGGCGCAGCGGCACCGATGTCTCTTGGCAGGAAGGCCGGGATATCTGGTATCACGAAGCCATGGCATCGGCCGCCCCCCAATGCGAACCCGAAATCATGGACGCCGAGGACCCCTTGTTTATCCTGTACACCTCGGGATCCACCGGCAAACCCAAGGGCGTACTCCACACCACCGGAGGGTATTTGGTGTACGCGACCATGACCCATCATTACGTATTCGACTATCACGAAGGCGAGGTGTATTGGTGCACCGCCGACGTGGGCTGGATCACCGGCCACACCTATCTCGTCTACGGCCCCTTATGCAACGGCGCGGTCACGGTCATGTTCGAAGGAGTTCCCATGTGGCCCGAGCCGGATCGGTTCTGGCAGGTGGTGGACAAGCACCGGGTCAACATTTTCTATACCGCCCCCACCGCCATCCGCGCACTGATGCGGGTGGGGGACGAATACGTCGGGCGCACCTCGCGCCGCTCCTTGCGCCTGCTGGGGAGTGTCGGCGAACCGATCAACCCGGAAGCCTGGGAATGGTACCACCGGGTCGTGGGAGAAAGCCGCTGCCCCGTGGTCGATACCTGGTGGCAGACCGAAACCGGCGGCATTCTGATCACTCCCTTGCCCGGAGCCACTCCGCTTAAACCCGGCTCCGCCACCCTGCCTTTCTTCGGAATCGAGCCGGTTATCCTCGACGACAAGAACAACGAACTTCAAGGCTCCGCCGAAGGGATACTCGCCTTGAAGCGTTCCTGGCCCGGCCAGGCGCGCACCTTGTACAAAAATCACGAGCGATTCGTGGAGACCTACTTCAAGCCGTTTCCCGGCCATTACTTCACCGGTGACGGGGCGCGCCGCGACGAGGACGGTTACTATTGGATCACCGGCCGGGTGGACGACGTCCTCAACGTCTCCGGCCACCGCTTGGGAACGGCCGAGATCGAAAGCGCCTTGGTCGCCCACCCGGATGTGGCGGAGGCCGCCGTGGTGGGATACCCCCACGACATCAAAGGACAAGGCATCTATGCCTACGTGATTCCAAAACGAGGCGTCGAGACGGGTCCCGAACTCGCCCAGTCCCTGGTGGATCTGGTCAACCGGGAAATCGGCCCCATCGCCAAACCGGACGCGATCCAGTTCGCACCGGATCTTCCCAAGACCCGCTCCGGCAAAATCATGCGCCGGATTCTTCGCAAAATCGCCTCGCAGCAGATCGACCAACTGGGCGACACTTCGACCCTGGCCGATCCTTCCGTCATCGATCACTTGCTCGAAAATCGCGCCTTCAAAAAAAGCAACCCCACATAG